The genome window CGGTGGGGTGGTTATCGCTCATCAGCCGGATGGGGCGGTCGTCATTCGTCCCGAGAACACAACGCCGAGTTCCTCGAGGTTGGTTGAGATGGCAGCGCTGAGCCGAGCGACGTAGAAATTGGCTGCCCTTATTGGAGCTGCCGATTCCAGGACCACGGTGGCGACCAGTCGTGTCCGGAGCTGGGAGGATGCAGCCAGCTCATAGCGGTAGCGCACGTCACCTTCTTCGAGGTTCCCGCGGACTTCGAGAAGGCGGGGAGGCTGATAGATGCTGATCCCGAACCTGTCGCTGCCCGGTC of Acidimicrobiia bacterium contains these proteins:
- a CDS encoding SRPBCC family protein; translation: MKHEPIPNRSDPSSRSSIRVDLVIEIPASLEDVFSYLSDLENNPSWNWAVSSTTPLDGPPRQGARFIQRRIWPRPGSDRFGISIYQPPRLLEVRGNLEEGDVRYRYELAASSQLRTRLVATVVLESAAPIRAANFYVARLSAAISTNLEELGVVFSGRMTTAPSG